The following coding sequences are from one Lolium rigidum isolate FL_2022 unplaced genomic scaffold, APGP_CSIRO_Lrig_0.1 contig_34511_1, whole genome shotgun sequence window:
- the LOC124681155 gene encoding wall-associated receptor kinase 2-like, whose amino-acid sequence MSLPGCPDKCGDVRIPYPFGIGAHCAATSLSSYFNLTCNGTTDPPRPMVGVGDRIEVADISLEHGEMRVLSPVNHICFTSSTRFTKFIGAYELQTTPFLPSPSRNRFTVIGCNTLGLISGYKDTASQYVAGCYSYCEGVNNTSDGAPCAGLGCCEAAIPANLTSWGVLFQMNESKVWGFNPCFYSMMAEAGWYSFRKQDLVGTLGFIDDRAKRGAPVVADWAIRNGSCPSKGKDTPNDYACISTNSYCMPANNGLGYLCQCSKGYEGNPYLLNGCQDIDECILRKQDPKYGDMYPCRKGVCYNTLGSYLCKCRRGTRSDGTNYGCRSLSFPADKMVIGLSVSATVVMGLACLFLMRLQRKRYKKAKDKYFKQNGGLKLYDEMRSRQVDTIRILTEQEIKRATDNYSEDRVIGHGGHGMVYRGTLDDQKEVAIKKSKAINDDWREEFVNEIIVLSQINHRNIVRLLGCCLEVDVPMLVYEFVPSGTLSEFLHDSGHRSSIPLDLRLKIATQSAEALAYLHSSASRTILHGDVKSANILLDDQLNAKVADFGASALKSMDENEADTKVLKNMAELVVHCLSPKGENRPTMKEVAESLELMRKLQLQRTNAHENNRCAHKYEGSSLVDITFDETTQGTIDMSELVEDLAR is encoded by the exons ATGTCGTTGCCAGGCTGCCCCGACAAGTGCGGCGATGTGCGCATCCCATACCCCTTTGGTATTGGGGCGCACTGCGCCGCAACCAGCCTGAGCAGCTACTTCAACCTCACCTGCAATGGCACGACTGATCCACCGCGGCCAATGGTTGGGGTTGGGGATCGAATTGAGGTCGCTGACATCTCACTAGAGCATGGTGAGATGCGCGTGCTCAGCCCTGTCAACCACATCTGCTTCACGTCCAGCACAAGGTTCACCAAGTTCATCGGAGCGTACGAGCTGCAGACAACACCCTTCCTCCCCTCCCCGTCGCGCAACCGCTTCACGGTCATCGGATGCAACACACTAGGGCTCATCAGCGGCTACAAAGACACGGCAAGCCAATACGTGGCTGGATGCTACTCCTACTGCGAGGGCGTCAACAACACGTCTGACGGTGCACCATGTGCTGGGCTGGGCTGCTGTGAAGCTGCCATCCCTGCAAACCTCACCTCCTGGGGGGTTTTGTTTCAGATGAACGAGAGCAAGGTATGGGGCTTTAACCCGTGCTTCTACTCCATGATGGCCGAGGCTGGGTGGTACAGTTTCAGGAAGCAGGACCTCGTTGGTACACTTGGGTTTATTGATGATCGAGCCAAGAGGGGTGCCCCTGTTGTTGCTGATTGGGCCATTAGGAATGGCTCATGCCCATCGAAGGGGAAGGACACGCCTAATGACTATGCTTGCATCAGTACAAACAGCTACTGCATGCCCGCAAACAATGGCCTAGGGTACTTATGCCAGTGCTCCAAAGGATATGAGGGAAATCCTTATCTTCTGAATGGCTGCCAAG ACATAGATGAGTGCATACTGCGTAAGCAGGACCCCAAGTATGGAGATATGTATCCATGCAGGAAAGGGGTCTGTTACAACACACTGGGAAGCTACTTATGCAAATGTAGGAGAGGAACCCGATCTGATGGTACAAACTATGGATGCCGGTCTCTATCTTTTCCAGCTGACAAAATGGTCATTG GCCTCAGTGTTTCTGCAACAGTGGTCATGGGTTTAGCATGCTTGTTTCTCATGCGATTACAGAGGAAAAGGTACAAGAAAGCTAAAGATAAGTATTTCAAACAAAATGGAGGTCTCAAGTTATATGACGAGATGAGGTCAAGGCAAGTCGACACAATTCGTATACTTACAGAACAAGAAATAAAGAGAGCCACTGATAACTACAGTGAAGATCGAGTTATTGGACATGGTGGCCATGGGATGGTCTACAGAGGAACTTTGGATGATCAGAAAGAGGTAGCTATAAAGAAATCCAAAGCAATCAATGATGATTGGAGGGAGGAATTTGTCAATGAGATAATAGTCTTGTCACAAATCAATCACCGAAACATTGTAAGGTTGCTAGGTTGTTGTCTGGAAGTAGATGTCCCAATGTTGGTCTACGAGTTTGTCCCCAGTGGTACTTTATCTGAGTTCCTTCACGATTCTGGTCATAGATCATCAATCCCCTTGGATCTTCGCCTGAAGATCGCCACACAGTCAGCAGAGGCTCTGGCTTACTTACATTCATCAGCATCTCGCACAATCCTACATGGGGATGTCAAGTCCGCAAACATTCTCTTGGATGACCAGTTGAACGCAAAGGTTGCCGATTTCGGAGCGTCCGCACTGAAGTCCATGGATGAAA ACGAAGCAGATACGAAGGTGCTGAAGAACATGGCCGAACTCGTGGTGCATTGCCTTAGCCCAAAAGGAGAAAACAGGCCAACGATGAAGGAAGTTGCAGAAAGCCTAGAGCTGATGAGGAAGCTCCAGTTGCAGAGAACCAATGCTCATGAAAACAACAGATGTGCACATAAGTATGAAGGATCATCTTTGGTCGATATCACATTTGACGAGACAACACAAGGGACCATTGATATGTCCGAACTGGTTGAAGATCTTGCAAGATGA
- the LOC124681157 gene encoding uncharacterized protein LOC124681157 — MKVSKEQQHQPGPAAAAAAEEATVDAAVAGAGGDAEGAGAGEGGTVVVGVRADAESRALLTWAFVNAVAAGDRVVAVHVVLASAAEAAAAVDFDGMLAVYEGFCNLKQINLKVKICKGSSVRKALVREASLFGASKLVLGITKKKRSIGSSLSVAKYCAKKLPTKCAVLAVNGGKIVYRREANAHSGKVSAERPGCGEDEMYCVLPFGAHQGKESVLPGDEPREGSGGDGKQPEEDVLPCDELKEGGGGDEERHDVAAKESQPEEEQQPSIVQLPEELSTDQVQNDADPSDKAEELTVDRTGDISDLPGEGASVLYCVLPAGNDHSVASTSSRQGTDSVELPAEGDGELYCLLPPRNGNSGRSSNDSKRSTSSLKDDNSANVSPGELFCRLSRNGRSGGSSGGSKRSVGVRGVIRAIRRSSSFSSDIQLNLENLETSADKRDGSVSASATERTSSTASTELEDLQKESARNVDTFSNSPMSLRRMIEGRSDRCRLRRRIFSHQRSSSFEWAKVSMVQWAMRLPSRYNSVHPDSKSLKSDDSPRFNGDSECESTSAVDPESIFSFSLYDVAWPPSELGSLQEKYSSVCRLFSYEELKLATSNFSPDMLIGKGGTSHVYKAQLNDGTLYAAKILKPSVDALQEFITEIETVTSLQHENIVSLRGFSFDNYSLVLVYDYMHQGSLDKTLHGKCENSLSWEKRNKIAIHIAKALEFLHHGGVTQSVIHGDVKSANILLSEDFQAQLCDFGLAKKVSASTPHLTCTDITGTFGYLAPEYFSHGKVNEKIDVYAFGVVLLEIISGRKPIITGCAKGQESLVGWARPLLSSGEIKQVVDSVLGNDYDCDEMERMTLAASLCTRTSSDSRPETQMVLKLLEGDDETIHWARSQACAGSDGSDEEAVTPGSKMQSHLNLALLGVEEDDVLSQCSTEQTADTSADDYWSRSSSFD, encoded by the exons ATGAAGGTGTCCAAGGAGCAGCAGCACCAGCCAGggccggcagcggcagcggcggcggaggaggccaccGTGGACGCCGCAGTGgccggcgccggtggagatgcggagggggccggcgccggcgaggggGGCACGGTGGTGGTGGGCGTGCGGGCGGACGCGGAGAGCCGGGCGCTGCTCACCTGGGCCTTCGTCAATGCCGTCGCCGCCGGGGACCGCGTCGTCGCCGTCCACGTCGTGCTCGCATCCGCCGCCGAGGCCGCAGCCGCCGTCGACTTCGACGGCATGCTCGCCGTCTACGAGGGATTCTGCAACCTCAAGCAG ATCAACCTGAAGGTGAAGATTTGCAAGGGCTCGTCGGTGCGCAAGGCGCTGGTTCGTGAGGCCAGCCTGTTCGGGGCCTCCAAGCTTGTCCTGGGCATCACCAAGAAGAAGCGCTCGATTGG GTCCTCGCTGTCTGTTGCCAAGTACTGCGCGAAGAAGCTGCCCACGAAGTGTGCGGTCCTTGCTGTCAATGGTGGCAAGATCGTCTACCGGAGAGAAGCGAATGCCCACTCGGGCAAGGTGTCTGCGGAGAGGCCCGGGTGCGGTGAGGATGAGATGTACTGCGTGTTACCGTTCGGAGCCCATCAGGGTAAGGAGAGCGTGTTGCCTGGTGATGAACCCAGAGAAGGCAGCGGGGGTGATGGAAAACAACCTGAAGAGGACGTGTTGCCTTGTGATGAACTCAAGGAAGGCGGTGGGGGCGACGAAGAACGGCATGATGTTGCCGCCAAGGAGAGTCAGCCAGAGGAGGAACAGCAGCCCTCGATTGTGCAACTTCCTGAAGAATTGTCGACGGATCAGGTTCAGAACGATGCAGATCCTTCTGACAAGGCCGAAGAGTTGACAGTTGACCGGACAGGTGACATTTCCGATCTTCCAGGTGAAGGTGCCAGTGTGCTGTACTGTGTGTTGCCTGCGGGGAATGACCATTCAGTTGCAAGTACTTCGAGTCGGCAAGGCACTGATTCGGTTGAGCTACCGGCTGAGGGGGACGGCGAGCTTTACTGCTTGTTGCCGCCAAGAAATGGCAATTCAGGCAGGAGCAGCAATGATTCTAAGCGTTCAACTTCGAGTCTGAAAGACGACAACTCTGCTAATGTGTCTCCTGGTGAACTGTTCTGCCGGCTCTCAAGGAATGGACGTTCAGGTGGGAGTTCTGGGGGGTCCAAGCGTTCTGTCGGTGTAAGAGGTGTGATTAGGGCCATTCGGCGTAGCAGTAGTTTCTCGAGTGATATTCAATTGAACTTGGAAAACTTGGAAACATCAGCTGACAAGAGGGATGGCTCAGTTAGCGCGAGTGCCACGGAACGTACTTCTTCCACGGCATCTACAGAACTAGAGGATCTGCAAAAGGAATCTGCACGCAATGTGGATACATTCTCTAACTCTCCAATGTCTTTGAGAAGGATGATAGAAGGAAGGTCTGACCGCTGTCGCCTGCGAAGGAGGATCTTCAGCCATCAAAGAAGCTCATCTTTTGAATGGGCCAAAGTGTCTATGGTTCAGTGGGCAATGAGGCTTCCAAGCCGTTACAATTCTGTCCACCCGGACAGCAAATCGCTGAAATCTGATGATAGTCCAAGGTTTAACGGTGATTCTGAATGTGAATCCACGTCAGCGGTTGATCCAGAATCTATCTTCTCTTTCTCTTTGTATGATGTGGCATGGCCTCCCAGTGAATTGGGATCTCTTCAAGAGAAGTATTCTTCAGTTTGTAGGCTGTTTAGCTATGAGGAACTGAAACTTGCTACATCAAACTTCTCACCAG ACATGTTGATTGGGAAAGGAGGAACTAGCCACGTTTACAAGGCACAATTAAATGATGGCACATTGTATGCTGCAAAGATTCTGAAACCTTCAGTTGACGCACTGCAGGAGTTCATTACGGAGATCGAGACTGTAACCAGCTTGCAACATGAGAATATTGTCTCACTAAGGGGATTCAGTTTTGATAACTACAGCCTTGTGTTGGTGTACGATTACATGCACCAGGGAAGCTTAGACAAAACGCTTCACG GCAAATGTGAGAACAGTCTTAGCTGGGAGAAGAGAAACAAAATAGCAATTCACATTGCAAAGGCACTTGAGTTTCTGCATCATGGAGGTGTCACCCAGTCTGTGATACATGGAGATGTTAAATCTGCCAACATCCTTCTGTCAGAGGATTTTCAGGCCCAG CTGTGTGATTTCGGGCTGGCAAAGAAAGTGTCGGCTTCAACCCCCCACCTAACGTGCACTGACATCACAGGAACTTTTGG GTACTTGGCTCCTGAGTATTTTTCACATGGGAAGGTGAACGAGAAAATCGATGTGTATGCATTTGGGGTTGTGCTGCTGGAGATCATTTCAGGAAGGAAACCCATTATAACAGGATGTGCGAAGGGCCAGGAAAGCCTTGTTGGATGG GCAAGGCCACTGCTATCAAGTGGAGAGATCAAGCAGGTGGTCGATTCAGTTTTGGGGAATGACTACGACTGTGACGAAATGGAGAGGATGACGCTCGCTGCTTCCCTGTGCACGAGAACGTCCTCTGATTCTCGACCAGAAACACAGATG GTACTGAAACTGCTCGAGGGGGACGACGAGACGATCCACTGGGCGAGATCGCAGGCCTGCGCCGGCTCCGATGGCTCGGACGAAGAGGCGGTGACCCCAGGGTCGAAGATGCAGTCCCACCTGAACCTGGCACTGCTCGGCGTGGAGGAAGACGACGTGCTATCGCAGTGCAGCACAGAGCAGACCGCCGACACCTCGGCGGATGATTACTGGAGCCGCTCCTCGAGCTTCGACTAG
- the LOC124681162 gene encoding wall-associated receptor kinase 5-like, whose translation MLVFIATIFLPAVATPDGASSGRSISLPGCPDKCGDVPIPYPFGVGMHCAASRLNSYFNLTCDDTINPPRPKVGDPGAVVEITDISLEHGEMRVLTPINYICFKSNITFTTDTQGYGLEFTPFLRSPSRNRFTVIGCNTLGLISGYKDTASQYVAGCYSYCEGINNTSEGAPCAGMGCCESALPSNLTSLEVVFEMKQSKVWHFNPCFYAIVAELGWYNFSQKDLVGTLGFIDGRADNGVPAIVDWAIRNGSCPEKGKDTPNNYACISINSYCVCANNGPGYLCQCSKGYDGNPYLFNGCQGKLITQI comes from the coding sequence atgctagtCTTCATAGCAACCATCTTCCTCCCAGCAGTAGCAACACCTGACGGAGCCTCTTCGGGACGCTCTATTTCGTTGCCAGGATGCCCCGACAAGTGCGGCGACGTACCCATCCCATACCCCTTCGGCGTTGGCATGCACTGTGCCGCGAGCAGACTGAACAGCTACTTCAACCTCACCTGCGACGATACGATCAATCCACCAAGGCCAAAGGTTGGGGACCCTGGAGCAGTAGTTGAGATCACCGACATCTCACTGGAGCACGGCGAGATGCGCGTGCTCACCCCCATCAACTACATCTGCTTCAAGTCCAACATCACATTCACCACGGACACCCAAGGGTACGGGCTGGAGTTCACGCCCTTCCTACGGTCACCATCGCGCAACCGCTTCACAGTCATCGGTTGCAACACCCTGGGCCTCATCAGCGGCTACAAAGACACCGCCAGCCAGTATGTGGCTGGCTGCTACTCCTACTGCGAGGGCATCAACAACACATCTGAAGGCGCACCATGTGCTGGGATGGGCTGCTGTGAGTCTGCCCTCCCCAGTAACCTCACCTCCTTGGAGGTCGTGTTTGAGATGAAACAGAGCAAGGTATGGCACTTCAACCCGTGCTTCTATGCCATTGTGGCTGAGCTTGGGTGGTACAACTTCAGCCAGAAGGACCTTGTTGGCACGCTTGGGTTCATCGATGGTCGAGCCGATAATGGCGTTCCCGCCATCGTTGACTGGGCCATAAGGAATGGCTCATGCCCAGAGAAGGGGAAAGACACACCTAATAACTACGCCTGCATCAGTATAAACAGCTACTGCGTGTGCGCGAACAATGGTCCAGGATACTTATGCCAGTGCTCCAAAGGATATGACGGCAATCCTTATCTTTTCAATGGCTGTCAAGGTAAATTaattactcaaatttaa